A stretch of the Cheilinus undulatus linkage group 11, ASM1832078v1, whole genome shotgun sequence genome encodes the following:
- the LOC121517146 gene encoding protein kinase C-binding protein 1-like isoform X4 — protein METCRAESLLTDPLGPGCLSLAEEEVKAESDVVEGMDASARSKVPDPAGSAERLSAPQKRKVSSPTHSSNGHSPSDTSPSPIKKKKKPGAINSNSKDQDGRNDFYCWLCHREGQVLCCELCPRVYHAKCLKLPAEPEGDWFCPECEKITVAECIETQSKAMTMLTIDQLSYLLKFALQKIKQPGTEPFQKPVSLEQHPDYAEYIFHPMDLSTLEKNIKKKMYGCTEAFLADMKWILHNCIIYNGGNHKLTATAKVIVKICEHEMNEIEVCPECYLSSCQKRDNWFCEPCSQPHPLVWAKLKGFPFWPAKALREKDGQVDARFFGQHDRAWVPINNCYLMSKEIPFSVKKTKSIFNSAMQEMEVYVENIRKKFGVFNYAPFRTPYTPNNQLQMLLDPSNPSAGTVKTEKPDKLRFNFDITASPKMVLSKSSTPSGMSRRVSMTDMPRSPMSTNSSVHTGSDGEQDMEKASRNPAFHYSTGEESMDCTASPVSGKMGPAGSVAGSPKPLNSGLMPKQERTAGAGGILNLNLDRVKAEMDLKELSESVQQQQQQSQQQQGSSAALPTPKRPIRSLDKTIESCKAQLGIDEISEDVYKGVDHSDSEDSEKSDSSDSEYLSDEDHKPKSSTQDDKDRTERKRPKASTEGENKEGITGTADKATSEPVLKDKQASNGPDRDLQEKPRTPQSQALADKPKAPEEGKAAAASIAEGDSDSERELVIDLGDEHGGHDSKRARREAGASASKTPKESNAAKMEGKQPSSAAAAAQSQEAASNLKDSLQPAITAALNLVSTAASGQPSTATATSSPSSAPSSISTTSPAPAAVKKQRPLLPKETAQAVQRAVVWNPTKFQTSSQKWHMQKVQRQQQHGEQSAAQTQAQSQTRSPQQLQSQQQNSSSSTRYQTRQAVKVQQKDPPQSSSSSTSAQVTSGSSSYLSADLQIPTVSADVAADIAKYTNKIMDTIKGTMTEIYNDLSKSTSGNTIAEIRRLRIEIEKLQWLHQQELSEMKHNLELTMAEMRQSLEQERERLVAEVKKQMESEKQQAVDETKKKQWCANCRKEAIFYCCWNTSYCDYPCQQAHWPEHMKSCTQSATASQQEQEAEPNSDPSTKTSGLSPSAQTLPSGAGSISDKSNSPAYMEKNKDSAGVTVT, from the exons GACGGCAGGAATGACTTCTACTGCTGGTTGTGCCACCGCGAGGGCCAGGTGCTCTGCTGTGAGCTCTGCCCCAGGGTGTACCACGCCAAGTGCCTCAAACTACCAGCCGAGCCCGAGGGCGACTGGTTCTGTCCCGAGTGTGAG AAAATAACTGTTGCTGAGTGCATTGAAACCCAAAGCAAGGCCATGACAATGCTGACAATAGACCAACTGTCCTACTTGCTGAAATTTGCACTCCAAAAGATCAAACAGCCTGGG ACTGAGCCTTTCCAGAAGCCAGTGTCCCTTGAGCAGCATCCAGATTATGCAGAGTACATTTTCCATCCCATGGACCTGTCTACTTTAGAGAAG AATATCAAGAAGAAGATGTATGGCTGCACAGAAGCCTTTCTTGCTGATATGAAATGGATCTTACACAACTGCATCATCTATAATGGAG GTAACCACAAATTAACAGCGACTGCGAAAGTCATTGTAAAGATTTGTGAACATGAG ATGAATGAGATTGAGGTTTGTCCAGAGTGCTATCTGTCTTCATGCCAAAAAAGAGACAACTGGTTCTGTGAGCCATGT AGTCAACCCCATCCCCTGGTCTGGGCTAAGCTAAAGGGCTTTCCTTTCTGGCCAGCAAAAGCACTTCGGGAAAAGGATGGGCAGGTAGACGCACGCTTCTTTGGGCAACATGACAG GGCATGGGTCCCCATCAACAACTGCTACCTCATGTCCAAAGAGATCCCTTTCTCTGTGAAAAAGACTAAGAGCATTTTCAACAGTGCCATGCAGGAAATGGAAGTCTATGTGGAAAACATTCGCAAGAAATTTGGAGTATTCAACTACGCTCCTTTTCGTACACCCTACACCCCCAACAACCAGTTACAGATGCTTCTGGACCCCTCCAACCCGAGTGCTGGGACGGTAAAGACGGAGAAACCGGATAAACTTCGCTTCAACTTTGATATAACTGCTTCTCCAAAAATGGTGCTTTCCAAGAGTTCGACCCCAAGTGGCATGAGCCGGAGGGTCTCCATGACAGACATGCCTCGGTCTCCCATGAGCACAAACTCCTCGGTTCATACAGGGTCTGATGGGGAGCAGGATATGGAGAAGGCCAGCAGGAACCCTGCTTTTCACTACAGCACTGGAGAGGAATCAATGGACTGTACTG CATCTCCAGTGTCCGGGAAGATGGGTCCAGCAGGCAGTGTGGCAGGTAGCCCGAAGCCCCTTAACTCCGGACTGATGCCAAAGCAGGAAAGGACTGCAGGCGCAGGTGGCATTCTTAATCTTAATCTAG ATCGGGTAAAGGCTGAGATGGATCTGAAGGAACTGAGTGAGTCGgtgcaacagcagcaacaacaaagtCAGCAACAGCAAGGGTCTTCAGCTGCCCTCCCTACCCCAAAGAGACCTATCAGGAGTCTAGACAAGACTATCGAGAGCTGCAAGGCACAGCTTG GCATAGATGAGATTTCTGAAGATGTGTACAAAGGTGTGGATCACAGTGACTCTGAGGATTCTGAGAAATCCGACTCAAGTGACAGCGAGTATCTGAGTGACGAGGACCACAAGCCAAAGAGTTCCACGCAGGATGACAAAGacagaacagagagaaaaaggccAAAAGCAAGCACAGAGGGAGAGAATAAGGAGGGGATTACAGGGACAGCAGATAAAGCCACCTCTGAACCCGTGCTCAAAGACAAGCAAGCTAGTAATGGCCCTGATCGGGACCTCCAGGAAAAACCCAGGACGCCCCAATCTCAGGCCCTCGCTGACAAGCCCAAAGCACCAGAGGAGGGCAAAGCAGCTGCTGCATCAATAGCTGAGGGAGACTCTGATTCTGAAAGAGAGCTGGTGATTGACCTGGGCGATGAACATGGAGGTCATGACTCAAAGAGGGCGAGGAGAGAGGCGGGGGCCTCTGCTTCCAAAACTCCCAAAGAGTCTAATGCTGCCAAAATGGAAG GTAAACAGCCGTcatcagctgcagcagctgcacaATCACAGGAAGCCGCCTCTAACCTGAAAGACTCTTTACAACCTGCCATCACAGCAGCCCTCAACCTTGTCTCTACCGCAGCTTCTGGTCAGCCCAGCACCGCCACGGCAACCAGTTCTCCCTCCTCTGCTCCCAGCTCCATTTCAACGACATCCCCAGCACCTGCTGCTGTGAAGAAACAGCGCCCTCTACTGCCTAAAGAGACGGCTCAGGCTGTGCAGCGGGCGGTGGTTTGGAATCCAACCAAATTTCAGACGTCATCTCAGAAATGGCACATGCAGAAGgtgcagcggcagcagcagcatggagaGCAGTCAGCAGCGCAGACACAGGCTCAGAGTCAGACACGAAGTCCACAgcagctgcagtcacagcagcAGAACTCCTCTTCAAGTACACGCTATCAGACCAGACAGGCAGTCAAAG TGCAACAAAAAGACCCGCCCCAGAGTTCATCCTCATCAACATCTGCCCAGGTCACATCTGGTAGCTCTTCATACCTGTCAGCTGACCTGCAGATCCCGACAGTCTCGGCAGACGTGGCTGCAGATATAGCAAAGTACACAAACAAA ATCATGGACACGATAAAAGGGACAATGACTGAGATCTACAATGACCTTTCCAAAAGCACATCAGGAAACACAATCGCAGAG ataAGACGTTTAAGGATAGAAATTGAAAAGCTCCAGTGGCTCCATCAGCAGGAGTTATCAGAGATGAAGCACAATCTTG AACTAACGATGGCAGAGATGAGGCAGAGTCTGGAGCAGGAAAGAGAACGGTTGGTGGCTGAGGTGAAAAAGCAGATGGAGTCTGAGAAGCAGCAAGCAGTGGATGAGACCAAAAAGAAACAGTGGTGTGCAAACTGCAGGAAGGAGGCCATCTTTTACTGCTGCTGGAATACAAGTTACTGTGATTACCCCTGCCAGCAAGCCCACTGGCCAGAACACATGAAGTCCTGCACACAGTCGG CCACAGCTTCACAACAGGAGCAAGAAGCAGAACCCAACTCGGACCCTTCAACCAAAACATCAGGACTGTCGCCTTCTGCACAGACCCTGCCCTCAGGAGCAGGATCCATATCGGACAAAAGCAACTCTCCTGCATACATGGAAAAGAATAAGGACAGTGCTGGTGTTACTGTGACCTAA
- the LOC121517146 gene encoding protein kinase C-binding protein 1-like isoform X8, producing the protein MTMLTIDQLSYLLKFALQKIKQPGTEPFQKPVSLEQHPDYAEYIFHPMDLSTLEKNIKKKMYGCTEAFLADMKWILHNCIIYNGGNHKLTATAKVIVKICEHEMNEIEVCPECYLSSCQKRDNWFCEPCSQPHPLVWAKLKGFPFWPAKALREKDGQVDARFFGQHDRAWVPINNCYLMSKEIPFSVKKTKSIFNSAMQEMEVYVENIRKKFGVFNYAPFRTPYTPNNQLQMLLDPSNPSAGTVKTEKPDKLRFNFDITASPKMVLSKSSTPSGMSRRVSMTDMPRSPMSTNSSVHTGSDGEQDMEKASRNPAFHYSTGEESMDCTASPVSGKMGPAGSVAGSPKPLNSGLMPKQERTAGAGGILNLNLDRVKAEMDLKELSESVQQQQQQSQQQQGSSAALPTPKRPIRSLDKTIESCKAQLGIDEISEDVYKGVDHSDSEDSEKSDSSDSEYLSDEDHKPKSSTQDDKDRTERKRPKASTEGENKEGITGTADKATSEPVLKDKQASNGPDRDLQEKPRTPQSQALADKPKAPEEGKAAAASIAEGDSDSERELVIDLGDEHGGHDSKRARREAGASASKTPKESNAAKMEGKQPSSAAAAAQSQEAASNLKDSLQPAITAALNLVSTAASGQPSTATATSSPSSAPSSISTTSPAPAAVKKQRPLLPKETAQAVQRAVVWNPTKFQTSSQKWHMQKVQRQQQHGEQSAAQTQAQSQTRSPQQLQSQQQNSSSSTRYQTRQAVKVQQKDPPQSSSSSTSAQVTSGSSSYLSADLQIPTVSADVAADIAKYTNKIMDTIKGTMTEIYNDLSKSTSGNTIAEIRRLRIEIEKLQWLHQQELSEMKHNLELTMAEMRQSLEQERERLVAEVKKQMESEKQQAVDETKKKQWCANCRKEAIFYCCWNTSYCDYPCQQAHWPEHMKSCTQSATASQQEQEAEPNSDPSTKTSGLSPSAQTLPSGAGSISDKSNSPAYMEKNKDSAGVTVT; encoded by the exons ATGACAATGCTGACAATAGACCAACTGTCCTACTTGCTGAAATTTGCACTCCAAAAGATCAAACAGCCTGGG ACTGAGCCTTTCCAGAAGCCAGTGTCCCTTGAGCAGCATCCAGATTATGCAGAGTACATTTTCCATCCCATGGACCTGTCTACTTTAGAGAAG AATATCAAGAAGAAGATGTATGGCTGCACAGAAGCCTTTCTTGCTGATATGAAATGGATCTTACACAACTGCATCATCTATAATGGAG GTAACCACAAATTAACAGCGACTGCGAAAGTCATTGTAAAGATTTGTGAACATGAG ATGAATGAGATTGAGGTTTGTCCAGAGTGCTATCTGTCTTCATGCCAAAAAAGAGACAACTGGTTCTGTGAGCCATGT AGTCAACCCCATCCCCTGGTCTGGGCTAAGCTAAAGGGCTTTCCTTTCTGGCCAGCAAAAGCACTTCGGGAAAAGGATGGGCAGGTAGACGCACGCTTCTTTGGGCAACATGACAG GGCATGGGTCCCCATCAACAACTGCTACCTCATGTCCAAAGAGATCCCTTTCTCTGTGAAAAAGACTAAGAGCATTTTCAACAGTGCCATGCAGGAAATGGAAGTCTATGTGGAAAACATTCGCAAGAAATTTGGAGTATTCAACTACGCTCCTTTTCGTACACCCTACACCCCCAACAACCAGTTACAGATGCTTCTGGACCCCTCCAACCCGAGTGCTGGGACGGTAAAGACGGAGAAACCGGATAAACTTCGCTTCAACTTTGATATAACTGCTTCTCCAAAAATGGTGCTTTCCAAGAGTTCGACCCCAAGTGGCATGAGCCGGAGGGTCTCCATGACAGACATGCCTCGGTCTCCCATGAGCACAAACTCCTCGGTTCATACAGGGTCTGATGGGGAGCAGGATATGGAGAAGGCCAGCAGGAACCCTGCTTTTCACTACAGCACTGGAGAGGAATCAATGGACTGTACTG CATCTCCAGTGTCCGGGAAGATGGGTCCAGCAGGCAGTGTGGCAGGTAGCCCGAAGCCCCTTAACTCCGGACTGATGCCAAAGCAGGAAAGGACTGCAGGCGCAGGTGGCATTCTTAATCTTAATCTAG ATCGGGTAAAGGCTGAGATGGATCTGAAGGAACTGAGTGAGTCGgtgcaacagcagcaacaacaaagtCAGCAACAGCAAGGGTCTTCAGCTGCCCTCCCTACCCCAAAGAGACCTATCAGGAGTCTAGACAAGACTATCGAGAGCTGCAAGGCACAGCTTG GCATAGATGAGATTTCTGAAGATGTGTACAAAGGTGTGGATCACAGTGACTCTGAGGATTCTGAGAAATCCGACTCAAGTGACAGCGAGTATCTGAGTGACGAGGACCACAAGCCAAAGAGTTCCACGCAGGATGACAAAGacagaacagagagaaaaaggccAAAAGCAAGCACAGAGGGAGAGAATAAGGAGGGGATTACAGGGACAGCAGATAAAGCCACCTCTGAACCCGTGCTCAAAGACAAGCAAGCTAGTAATGGCCCTGATCGGGACCTCCAGGAAAAACCCAGGACGCCCCAATCTCAGGCCCTCGCTGACAAGCCCAAAGCACCAGAGGAGGGCAAAGCAGCTGCTGCATCAATAGCTGAGGGAGACTCTGATTCTGAAAGAGAGCTGGTGATTGACCTGGGCGATGAACATGGAGGTCATGACTCAAAGAGGGCGAGGAGAGAGGCGGGGGCCTCTGCTTCCAAAACTCCCAAAGAGTCTAATGCTGCCAAAATGGAAG GTAAACAGCCGTcatcagctgcagcagctgcacaATCACAGGAAGCCGCCTCTAACCTGAAAGACTCTTTACAACCTGCCATCACAGCAGCCCTCAACCTTGTCTCTACCGCAGCTTCTGGTCAGCCCAGCACCGCCACGGCAACCAGTTCTCCCTCCTCTGCTCCCAGCTCCATTTCAACGACATCCCCAGCACCTGCTGCTGTGAAGAAACAGCGCCCTCTACTGCCTAAAGAGACGGCTCAGGCTGTGCAGCGGGCGGTGGTTTGGAATCCAACCAAATTTCAGACGTCATCTCAGAAATGGCACATGCAGAAGgtgcagcggcagcagcagcatggagaGCAGTCAGCAGCGCAGACACAGGCTCAGAGTCAGACACGAAGTCCACAgcagctgcagtcacagcagcAGAACTCCTCTTCAAGTACACGCTATCAGACCAGACAGGCAGTCAAAG TGCAACAAAAAGACCCGCCCCAGAGTTCATCCTCATCAACATCTGCCCAGGTCACATCTGGTAGCTCTTCATACCTGTCAGCTGACCTGCAGATCCCGACAGTCTCGGCAGACGTGGCTGCAGATATAGCAAAGTACACAAACAAA ATCATGGACACGATAAAAGGGACAATGACTGAGATCTACAATGACCTTTCCAAAAGCACATCAGGAAACACAATCGCAGAG ataAGACGTTTAAGGATAGAAATTGAAAAGCTCCAGTGGCTCCATCAGCAGGAGTTATCAGAGATGAAGCACAATCTTG AACTAACGATGGCAGAGATGAGGCAGAGTCTGGAGCAGGAAAGAGAACGGTTGGTGGCTGAGGTGAAAAAGCAGATGGAGTCTGAGAAGCAGCAAGCAGTGGATGAGACCAAAAAGAAACAGTGGTGTGCAAACTGCAGGAAGGAGGCCATCTTTTACTGCTGCTGGAATACAAGTTACTGTGATTACCCCTGCCAGCAAGCCCACTGGCCAGAACACATGAAGTCCTGCACACAGTCGG CCACAGCTTCACAACAGGAGCAAGAAGCAGAACCCAACTCGGACCCTTCAACCAAAACATCAGGACTGTCGCCTTCTGCACAGACCCTGCCCTCAGGAGCAGGATCCATATCGGACAAAAGCAACTCTCCTGCATACATGGAAAAGAATAAGGACAGTGCTGGTGTTACTGTGACCTAA